In the genome of Methanobrevibacter sp., the window GAACAACCGCCTGACGTTACTGTTAAGAGAAAAAAACTTGGCGGTGTGAAAGTTTCATCCACCTGTAAGTTAACACATATGGATGAAAAGACAATAAGGTCAATTCTAAACGAATATGGCTACATTAATGCAGATGTTCTTTTCAGAGACGATGTAACAATGGACCAGTTCATTGACGTGCTTGATAGAAACAAATCCTATGTTCCGATGTTGATTCTGCTCAATAAGGTCGACCTTGTCGATGATGCGTATGTTGAAGAGCTTAAAAAGTATATCCCTGAATTTATTCCGATTTCTGCTGATAAAAATACGAATATTGATGAGTTAAAAGATATAATATTTGATAATTTGGACCTTGTCAGAGTTTATCTAAAGCCACAAGGAAGAAAGGCAGATATGGAAGATCCATTGGTCATTAAAAAAGGTTCTACAGTCATTGATGCATGCGGCAAGCTGCACCGTGAGTTTGTTAAAAACTTTAGGCATGCCAAGATTTGGGGAACTTCAGTCAAATTCCCAGGCCAAAAAGTAGGTCCTGACCATGTGCTTGAAGATGAGGATGTCTTAAGGGTCATTCTTAAAAAATAATTCTGATTATCATGTTTAAAACTATTTTTATAACTGGTACTCCTTGCACTGGCAAGACGACTGTTGGTGAAGTATTGTCAGATAAATTAAATTGCAGATTAATTAAAATCAACGATTTGGCTATTGAAAACGGTTTTGTTTTAGGAATTGAT includes:
- a CDS encoding GTP-binding protein; this translates as MGIEEKIKDIEEEIQKTPYNKATSHHIGKLKAKLSKLKEESLQRSSGGSKGQGFHVKKSGDATVVLVGFPSVGKSTLLNNITNAESKVGAYQFTTLDIVPGVMEHKNAKIQVFDIPGIITGASSGKGRGKEILSVARTADLILVVLDTFNPQHVNVILKELRAIGIRPNEQPPDVTVKRKKLGGVKVSSTCKLTHMDEKTIRSILNEYGYINADVLFRDDVTMDQFIDVLDRNKSYVPMLILLNKVDLVDDAYVEELKKYIPEFIPISADKNTNIDELKDIIFDNLDLVRVYLKPQGRKADMEDPLVIKKGSTVIDACGKLHREFVKNFRHAKIWGTSVKFPGQKVGPDHVLEDEDVLRVILKK